The window GGCGCGCTGACGCATGACTCGCTTCACTTCCTTGAAACACTCTGGCCGCAGGGTCTGGTGCTCGTCTTCGCTGTAGGCCATCCGATGCAGGCAGGGCAGGATCATGGGGCCGCGTTCAGGGTCCATTTGGATGTTCTGGGCATCGTCCCACTGCTTTTTCGCGCGACAGTACTTCACGGCATCGTCTCGGCAGTGCTTGTAGAGCTGGGGGTCCAGCTTGAAGTCCCTAGCCACGAAGTACTCGATAATCAGGAGAGCTTGTTCGCATTCGGGCAGCATCACCGAGGTCCCAATGCGCTCCACCAGGCAGCTCATGACTCTAGCCTCCCCTCCCTCAACGTCCTTGCACGCCAGATCCACGACAGGCTTGCACGCTCGCCTCAGCACCGGATCTACTCGCCAATCCTCTCCAGCATCACTCGCCTTGATCAAGGTCTCCAAGCCCCTTTGGCACTGGGCCGTCACCCGTCGCTGCTGGCGCCTGGCCTTCACGTGCGACAGCAGGCAGTGGATAATCTCCCCGCCCGTGCTCGCCAGTCCATTCACCAGCTGGGCCTTGTGCTCCTCCGGACAGAACTTGGGTATGTCATCGGCGCAGTCGCTCAGGAGCTCTGGGGACAGTTGATAGTCCGTCATCAGCATgcgacgatgatcgcccagctCGGCGAGGCAAGCCGGTGCCAGCTTGGTCCCGTTCTTGGAAACCGACTCGAGGCAGAGCAGGATCTGGGCCAGCCGCACATGCTTGTCCTCGGAGACACCTTTGCGGCAGTGGTGCAGTTTGATGTCGTCCTTGCAGGCCTTGGCCAGCCCATGCGAGACGCGGTAGTCGCTGCCCATCTGCTGGTCCCGCTTGGTGATCTGTTGCGCGCAGGAAGCGGACATCGAGGGATGGTTCTTGTGGCGCATCAGGCACTTAAAGGCTCCAGATGTTCCTGCTTTTTCCTAATAGCAAATAGAAGGTTTAATGAGAgttaagaaaagaaagaggTATGGTTGGAATGACCTTTGTATTGGAAATACATATCTAGAACCTTATCTAAAATGATTCATGATTCATTTCCTTTTTATCAAACTCATACCATACTAAACGAAAGCTTAAAGAACACCAAACTGTTGGCCAAACATGTAAGATGTAATCCACTTACTTGAGAACACAGGAAAGCGAGGTCCTGGTCGCAGACTCGGAACAGTTCCAGCATGCCGCGTTGCAGTTCGATGGAGTTGACGGCGCTGAGACATGTGGGATCCATGCTGGTCTTGGGAATATTAGCTTGCAGACACTGCACCGTTCCCAACTGGGAGAGCACAGAGGGCAGATGGTCGATGTTCAGGCGACCGCATTTGTGCTCCTCCACAAGTGGCGAGCAAGCCGTGTAGAACTCCTCCACGGCACTGTAGTCTGGACCTAAAGACTCATAGCCTCGGCGCAGGTGTTGATGACAGGCATTGTTTTGGGGCAACTTTAGCCGCTGCTGGTCCAGGCAGCTCCACAGGTTGACGGAGTTCAGGCAGCTCTCCAGCTTGGGGCTCTCGACTGGACAGTAGGCGGGCAGAAACTGGTGTTCCAACCAGCTGGGGAGCTGCAACTGACGCTGTTGCAGCCAAACAGCATGTTGGCAGCCTTcgggcagctcctccagctggCTAGAGCTGAAGGTGAGGACGCACTCCAGCATGGAGAGGTTATCGGTGGACTTCTGGTGGATACAGAGCTTCTTGAGGTCCTGGCAGGCAGCCAGGTCAATGATACTGTGCATGTCTTTGGCGGCATCGTTGTCCACGTCGACGGGTGATCTTCGGTCGCGGGATATCTCTGAAGAACCCCCGGCCGAAGCGGAAGCAGCCAGGATGAGTATCAAGAGAGTGCGGAGCATCTTTATCAATCCGATGGATCTGACGGGGTCATCAAAACAGGCCACGATACAATCCACAGCCAAGATGCTTGCGTAAGCTATGAGCCGGCCACAAATACAATATCCAGCTGGAACTTCGTCGACTTCTGGAATGCACTCtccagcaatagcaacaaaAACTGCAGCAAGTGCGTGGTTAAATAAAGCCGGTAGCTGATCCGTGATTCTTAGGTGCTAGTCATTGCTTCAAGACGACCCCTGGCCGCTAATATCACCGTATACAATTTGCTCAGCCTTTTTTTAGGTCGCTATTTAGCTATTTTGGCATTtagaatgtaaaaaaaaaacttttgcaATCTTCAACCTGCGACTCACAGCCGTTGCCAGACCGCGAAGAGTCCCGATACGATAGTTAGAAGTTTTACCGATAGTTTTTAAAaccgaaatatttttaaaatgtaattatttaattcaaatcTAAGATTATAGTAGTAAAACAAAGAAGGTATGTAATTCAAAAACttgttaaatatatttaaatattaaaaaacaaacaatttacaATTAGGTATTGTTTTAGCGCCTCAGCTGCGGCCACACTGGCAGACTCCACTCCGTTGCATTAACTCGTTATTGTGTAGATGGTATCTGGCAGATACTCACTCTTTGTTTTTATGCGAATTAAGTCGAAAGCGTCCAAGGCCTAGACTAATAAACAAGTGCAAAAATAAGCGAAAAGTTATAATAATTGATAAATTCGGTTCTTTGGTTAATAGACCaaattaaatagaatttaataaCAGAAACAGTTTAAGCGCGAGTCTCCCCCTTCCACTGCCCCAAGCTCACACCTTAAAACTTGTTTTGAGTTTGGCCACCAGAGCGAAGTGTGTACACACAAACATATGTAACGTAAAAGTCTTCACAAATTCCAACTCAAACAACTAAAATTGCGCTGCATAGCACTTGCATTGCCAGGTGAAGTTATTTAAATGATCTAATTGGAACCTGGTAACAAATAAAGCCATTCAAAATGGGTAAGTTATGAAGGCTAACAGTTCGGTTTTTAAACTCAAAAAAATATCTAAGAAACATATGCTAAATTAGAAAATCTGGGTTTCAAATTGTACGattttggttttaatttaaagttaGAAACATAAGTTTCAAGTctgtatatatttgttttatgaAGCAAAAGACATTATAAAGTTTTAACATTTTTCTAAACTTCCAATATTCAAATATTCCTCTGAAAACTAAGAATTTCTTGCAGCtatattagaaaaaatcttcgaacatataccaaaaaaaaaagttttaaaacttttgaacttgaatattttaacgaaaatttatatattctattagtaatttatataatttgaaGATACAACCTGAAAAAGATAGAGAGATAGCTTAttcttaaa of the Drosophila ananassae strain 14024-0371.13 chromosome 2R, ASM1763931v2, whole genome shotgun sequence genome contains:
- the LOC6493576 gene encoding Golgi apparatus protein 1 isoform X2, which translates into the protein MLRTLLILILAASASAGGSSEISRDRRSPVDVDNDAAKDMHSIIDLAACQDLKKLCIHQKSTDNLSMLECVLTFSSSQLEELPEGCQHAVWLQQRQLQLPSWLEHQFLPAYCPVESPKLESCLNSVNLWSCLDQQRLKLPQNNACHQHLRRGYESLGPDYSAVEEFYTACSPLVEEHKCGRLNIDHLPSVLSQLGTVQCLQANIPKTSMDPTCLSAVNSIELQRGMLELFRVCDQDLAFLCSQEKAGTSGAFKCLMRHKNHPSMSASCAQQITKRDQQMGSDYRVSHGLAKACKDDIKLHHCRKGVSEDKHVRLAQILLCLESVSKNGTKLAPACLAELGDHRRMLMTDYQLSPELLSDCADDIPKFCPEEHKAQLVNGLASTGGEIIHCLLSHVKARRQQRRVTAQCQRGLETLIKASDAGEDWRVDPVLRRACKPVVDLACKDVEGGEARVMSCLVERIGTSVMLPECEQALLIIEYFVARDFKLDPQLYKHCRDDAVKYCRAKKQWDDAQNIQMDPERGPMILPCLHRMAYSEDEHQTLRPECFKEVKRVMRQRAISMDLIPEVEDYCLNDLSVFCADCTEKGSEMECLQKNMDQLQKECKAVVVKYTEEEAAHVELNPVIMSVCGEAMQQHCSSILKSGKDNGDMMDCLIAHKNDADLRKDLRCRAAIEHFQIISLKSFHFTPKFKAACRPFVQRFCSSSATKTEVVACLSEVMRNDTIKAQRHQIPKECRHQVKAQLYQQRESIQLDPKLANACKRELEQFCDDQKGPGQALECLIKKTPRLGKTCHHAIFMIKKSELGDSDTDYTLMNTCKEMIYKYCQSAESGKVLDCLKTFKDDSKFDQRCHLVVVNRMIEQNTDFRFNPSLQSACGKNIDRYCSNIVATALPNEELNGKVIQCLKDKFRQSALDEQCAQEMVKILQEQALNYKLNPLLQTFCKSEIQELCKAHMDADEHGQVAECLKSAFLQKQIINRNCQMEVATLIAEAKADIHVDPILETACTVDLLRYCSKISSGNGRKLNCLRMLLKDTPNSLDADCREKLQRRIEMFQNADETLAMPPEDVQQLVQQVVASPARKFFLVILMSATGLVFLTGIFLGRATKRAMGLKNK